One segment of Comamonas thiooxydans DNA contains the following:
- a CDS encoding heme A synthase: protein MTEQQLYDLAPALELMAFGMVLALGPLCWVWWRSRGTGPGKRLQALCVLTLFLTFDLVLFGAFTRLTDSGLGCPDWPGCYGTASPIAAHAQISEAQAAMPTGPVTHGKAWVEMIHRYLATTVGVLIIAMTVMSWKQARAARRKNQHASFSGAANPWWPTLALVWVCIQGAFGALTVTMKLFPAIVTLHLLGGTGLLALLAIPASGLSQQQAGRSAAPIAGRLRIALWLCLALLVAQVSLGGWVSTNYAVLACTSFPGCQGSWWPAMNFAEALQIWRPLGMLKDGSHISFEALTAIHYTHRLAAYVVVLALTSLWWAMRHVPALAKQRRLLGFFAVLQVLTGLSNVVLDWPLVAAVLHTGGAAALVTIVVWSLAVTRSHAVTAPDLEMARRPV from the coding sequence ATGACGGAGCAACAGCTTTATGACCTGGCTCCTGCGCTGGAGCTGATGGCTTTCGGTATGGTGCTGGCCCTGGGGCCCTTGTGCTGGGTCTGGTGGCGCAGTCGCGGCACCGGCCCCGGCAAACGTCTGCAGGCTCTTTGCGTGCTGACGCTGTTCCTGACCTTCGATCTGGTTCTATTCGGCGCCTTCACTCGGCTGACGGACTCGGGCCTGGGCTGCCCTGACTGGCCTGGCTGCTATGGCACGGCCAGCCCTATCGCAGCGCATGCCCAGATCTCCGAAGCGCAAGCTGCCATGCCGACCGGCCCGGTCACCCATGGCAAGGCCTGGGTGGAAATGATTCACCGCTATCTGGCGACCACGGTCGGCGTGCTCATCATTGCCATGACGGTCATGAGCTGGAAGCAGGCTCGGGCCGCCAGGCGCAAGAATCAGCATGCGTCTTTCAGCGGTGCAGCCAATCCCTGGTGGCCGACTCTGGCTCTGGTATGGGTCTGCATACAAGGCGCTTTCGGCGCCTTGACGGTCACCATGAAACTGTTTCCGGCCATCGTCACCCTGCATCTGCTGGGCGGTACCGGCTTGCTGGCCTTGCTGGCCATTCCTGCATCGGGACTGAGCCAGCAGCAGGCCGGTCGCTCTGCTGCCCCGATTGCCGGACGCTTGCGCATCGCGCTATGGCTGTGTCTGGCGCTGCTGGTCGCCCAGGTCAGCCTTGGCGGCTGGGTCAGCACCAATTACGCCGTGCTGGCCTGTACGAGCTTCCCTGGCTGCCAGGGTAGCTGGTGGCCAGCCATGAATTTCGCCGAAGCGCTGCAGATCTGGCGCCCTCTGGGCATGCTTAAGGACGGCAGCCACATCAGCTTCGAAGCGCTGACCGCGATCCATTACACCCACAGGCTGGCAGCCTATGTAGTGGTTCTGGCACTGACCAGTCTGTGGTGGGCAATGCGCCATGTCCCTGCACTGGCCAAGCAGCGCCGGCTGCTGGGATTTTTTGCTGTGCTGCAAGTTCTGACGGGTCTGTCCAATGTGGTGTTGGACTGGCCCCTGGTAGCGGCCGTGCTCCACACCGGTGGAGCCGCGGCCCTGGTAACGATTGTGGTCTGGAGCCTGGCCGTGACGCGTAGCCATGCCGTCACAGCCCCCGACCTTGAAATGGCGCGCCGCCCTGTCTGA
- a CDS encoding Arm DNA-binding domain-containing protein: protein MGNARGVEIRESGIRLSFAYRGERIRRTLLVDGKAIAPTPANIKYAIRLLAEIRLKIRAGNFVMREYFPEGGTVAAGTTVAHQLDHWLSVKVAENSTLAGYLSAVKFWKPFIGEKQVSALKHSDILRAIKTRPDLSGKTVNNYVSALRSAMDLAVLDKLLSENPVAAVPSAKWQREPPDPFDREEVEKIIDYARAQFAPTVANLIAFRFFSGLRTSEMVALRWHSIDWSKKQVLIHEAVVKGLRKQTKTNKARLVSLNSRALNALERQKEQTPRAQLGHMAGDVMHQAAPKDSQTIFADPTHGEPWADDKRFRNPFWVPMLKALGIRYRPPNNMRHTYATMLLMAGATPAYAAKQMGHSVEMFLNVYSKWLEDGQGDIEQAKLESFIGQNSPGTPLKNKDRDKSLF from the coding sequence ATGGGTAATGCGCGGGGTGTAGAGATTCGTGAGAGCGGCATTCGGCTCTCGTTCGCCTACCGGGGAGAGCGCATTCGCCGCACTCTCCTGGTGGACGGCAAAGCCATTGCGCCAACGCCTGCCAACATCAAATACGCCATACGGCTGCTTGCCGAGATCAGGCTCAAGATCCGTGCGGGCAACTTTGTGATGCGCGAATACTTTCCGGAAGGCGGCACGGTGGCCGCCGGCACCACCGTGGCCCACCAGCTGGATCACTGGCTGTCCGTGAAGGTGGCAGAGAATTCGACACTGGCCGGCTACCTCAGTGCGGTCAAGTTCTGGAAGCCGTTCATTGGCGAAAAGCAGGTCTCGGCCCTCAAGCATTCGGACATTCTTCGCGCCATCAAGACCCGGCCGGATCTGAGCGGCAAAACCGTCAACAACTATGTGTCGGCACTCCGATCCGCGATGGACTTGGCTGTTCTCGACAAGCTACTGAGCGAGAACCCGGTCGCGGCGGTCCCCAGCGCCAAGTGGCAAAGGGAGCCGCCCGACCCGTTCGACCGCGAGGAAGTGGAGAAGATCATTGACTACGCGCGCGCCCAATTTGCGCCGACGGTTGCCAATCTGATCGCATTTCGATTCTTCTCAGGTCTGCGCACCAGCGAGATGGTGGCCCTGCGCTGGCACAGCATCGACTGGAGCAAGAAGCAGGTGCTGATCCACGAGGCGGTCGTCAAGGGTCTGCGCAAGCAGACCAAGACCAACAAGGCCCGCCTCGTCAGCCTGAACAGCCGGGCCCTGAATGCGCTGGAAAGGCAGAAGGAACAGACCCCAAGGGCGCAACTCGGCCACATGGCCGGCGACGTCATGCACCAGGCCGCGCCCAAGGATTCACAAACGATCTTCGCCGACCCGACGCATGGCGAGCCATGGGCAGACGACAAGCGGTTTCGTAACCCTTTCTGGGTGCCGATGCTCAAGGCGCTGGGCATTCGTTACCGCCCGCCCAACAACATGCGCCACACCTATGCGACGATGCTGCTCATGGCAGGTGCCACGCCGGCCTATGCAGCCAAGCAGATGGGGCATTCGGTGGAGATGTTTTTGAACGTCTATTCCAAGTGGCTGGAGGACGGTCAGGGGGATATAGAGCAGGCGAAGCTGGAGTCCTTCATCGGACAAAACTCCCCAGGAACTCCCCTGAAAAACAAAGATCGTGATAAGTCTTTGTTTTAG